In the Larimichthys crocea isolate SSNF chromosome XXI, L_crocea_2.0, whole genome shotgun sequence genome, one interval contains:
- the tjp1b gene encoding tight junction protein ZO-1 isoform X9, translating to MITCAFLWVGFLVAVDSTMVNYQKYITVMQLALGVTASNKEHCLPPRKRMWIHPSPTAGSGTAASSESTNQGKPSLRRIKGRIHRSKSLDSIDLLDSNSAAMEETVIWEQHTVTLHRAPGFGFGIAISGGRDNPHFQSGETSIVISDVLKGGPAEGLLQENDRVVMVNAVSMDNVEHAYAVQQLRKSGKIAKITIRRKRKVHVPMGRLGERETMSEHDEEEDSYDEEIYETRSGRSGAYSGVGGAMGRRSGRSSGRRDRERERSGSRERSLSPRSDRRSHNLPPRPAKVTLVKSRKNEEYGLRLASHIFVKDISPESLAARDGNIQEGDVVLKINGTVTENLSLIDAKKLIERSKGKLKMVVQRDDRATLLNIPDLDDSIPSANASDRDDISDIHSLASDHSNRSHDRHRSSRSRSPDRRSEPSDHSRHSPPQISNGSHRSRDDERMSKQASTPAKLPEEVPLPKPKESAIAREEKQLPPLPEPKPVYAQPGQPDVDLPVSPSDAPVPSAAHDDSILRPSMKLVKFKKGESVGLRLAGGNDVGIFVAGVLEDSPAAKEGLEEGDQILRVNNVDFANIIREEAVLFLLDLPKGEEVTILAQKKKDVYRRIVESDVGDSFYIRTHFEYEKESPYGLSFNKGEVFRVVDTLYNGKLGSWLAIRIGKNHQEVERGIIPNKNRAEQLSSVQYTLPKTAGGDRADFWRFRGLRSSKRNLRKSREDLSSQPVQTKFPAYERVVLREAGFLRPVVIFGPIADVAREKLAREEPDLFELAKSEPRDAGTDQRSSGIIRLHTIKQIIDRDKHAVLDITPNAVDRLNYAQWYPIVVFLNPDNKQGVKNMRTRLCPESRKSARKLYERAIKLRKNNHHLFTTTINLNNMNDGWYGALKETIQQQQNQLVWVSEGKADGTTEDDLDIHDDRLSYLSAPGSEYSMYSTDSRHTSDYEDTDTEGGAYTDQELDETLNDEVGLPTEPAITRSSEPVREDPPVIQDTPGYPGYQHPVQPEPASRIDPAGFKMAAPQQQDEASLPMPSLPPTVVTPPAVEQPVQLEGMHLEEPPAAAAAPQADSLSSPSPAPELIQPPPPPHEPHPSGPPGPEPKMYKKDLYNMEDPVRINHGLKQSLSYSHQPPYQDKQPYREYDHPPYGYDGGGYTEPKPHNTDSHLHYDNRVPHYNEQWSPYDQQTSSSQPAGYQPGHQQPMGYSPRSPYDDGPGRDYSPPQPRYDEAPPVGYDGRRHSKPGPIRYDEPPPPPPVSYDARSPYEAEPHGFPINSPRSPEPPKQYYGDSGLRPTYIPGPPNRGYKPGMHDPMINSEPTIPPPPPKPETLSSPGEPAISPGSKPFPPPPREDPDEDPAMKPQSVLNRVKMFENKRSVSMDRAKEGESSALRPADVPKPVSAPGPVLKANSLSNLEQEKSTYRAPEPQKPHTKPLDDVMRSNHYDPDEDEEYYRKQLSYFDRRSFDSKAMGQPSPGINRFHDLPKPAQLSYPYNRVESVEKVSPVEKRYEPLPQISPSSQYGPPAPAVPPNTLPKLSPNDANSIPEPLTSPNPKPELAALRPPSRDEPTPGGYLPPRGLPDKSPVNGTDPAPPKTLPTPAPTSYNRYVPKPYTSSARPFERKFESPKFNHNLLPNDTQVKTDLLIKPSVVSNSGGKPQLSPQPLDHDSGLDTFTRTMDNRPKYQHNNINAIPKAIPVSPSTLDDDDEDEGHTVVATARGIFNCNGGVLSSIETGVSIIIPQGAIPESVEQEIYFKVCRDNSILPPLDKEKGETLLSPLVMCGPHGLKFLKPVELRLPHCASMTPDGDPKTWQNKSLPGDPNYLVGANCVSVLIDHF from the exons AGCGCAGCGATGGAGGAGACTGTCATTTGGGAACAGCACACAGTAACACTACACAGG gCACCAGGGTTTGGCTTCGGGATAGCCATATCAGGAGGTCGGGATAACCCTCATTTTCAGAGCGGCGAGACCTCCATTGTCATCTCGGATGTGCTGAAAGGAGGCCCAGCCGAAGGCCTACTGCA GGAAAATGACAGAGTGGTTATGGTCAATGCCGTCTCCATGGACAATGTGGAGCACGCGTACGCCGTCCAGCAGCTTCGTAAAAGTGGAAAGATTGCCAAAATT ACAATCAGGCGGAAGAGGAAGGTGCATGTCCCCATGGGCCGCCTAGGGGAGAGGGAAACTATGTCAGAAcacgatgaggaggaggatagcTATGATGAAGAGATATACGAGACGCGGAGCGGACGCAGCGGTGCTTACAGCGGTGTGGGCGGGGCCATGGGCAGGCGCAGCGGCCGGAGTAGTGGGCGAAGGGACAGGGAGCGTGAACGCAGCGGCTCGAGGGAGAGGAGTCTCTCCCCACGCTCCGACCGCCGCTCACACAACCTGCCCCCACGTCCTGCCAAGGTCACACTTGTCAAATCGCGTAAAAATGAAG AATATGGCCTGCGCCTGGCCAGCCACATCTTTGTCAAGGACATTTCCCCTGAGAGCCTGGCAGCCAGGGACGGCAACATCCAGGAAGGGGATGTTGTACTGAAG ATCAATGGCACAGTGACAGAGAACCTCTCCTTGATAGACGCCAAGAAGCTGATAGAAAGGTCAAAGGGCAAGCTAAAAATGGTTGTGCAGAGGGACGACAGGGCGACCCTGCTGAACATCCCTGACCTTGATGACAGCATTCCTTCAGCCAACGCCTCCGACCGAGACG ACATTTCAGATATTCATTCACTGGCATCCGATCATTCGAATCGATCGCATGACAGGCATCGTAGCAGCCGCTCCCGCTCTCCGGACAGGCGATCTGAACCCTCAGACCACTCCAGACACTCACCCCCGCAAATCAGCAATGGCAG tCACAGAAGTCGTGATGACGAACGGATGTCGAAGCAGGCTTCAACACCAGCGAAGCTACCAGAGGAGGTTCCTCTGCCCAAACCGAAGGAGTCGGCTATTGCTAGAGAGGAGAAACAGCTCCCACCGCTCCCAG agcCCAAGCCAGTGTATGCTCAGCCTGGACAGCCAGATGTAGACCTGCCAGTCAGTCCTTCTGATGCCCCTGTGCCAAGCGCTGCCCACGATGATAGCATCCTACG GCCAAGCATGAAGCTGGTGAAGTTCAAGAAGGGGGAGAGCGTGGGGCTGCGGCTGGCTGGGGGGAATGACGTAGGCATCTTCGTAGCAGGAGTGCTGGAGGATAGCCCAGCTGCTAAGGAGGGCCTGGAGGAGGGCGACCAAATTCTCAGG GTAAATAATGTAGATTTTGCAAACATAATCCGAGAGGAGGCGGTGCTGTTCCTCCTGGACCTTCCTAAGGGTGAAGAGGTCACCATTCTGGcccagaagaagaaagatg tgtACCGGCGGATCGTGGAGTCAGATGTCGGTGACTCCTTCTACATCCGGACGCACTTTGAGTACGAGAAGGAATCTCCGTATGGCTTAAGCTTTAACAAGGGGGAGGTGTTCCGTGTCGTGGACACCCTCTACAATGGCAAGCTTGGCTCCTGGCTGGCTATTCGCATCGGCAAAAACCACCAAGAGGTGGAGAGGGGTATCATCCCCAACAAAAACAG AGCGGAGCAGCTCTCCAGCGTGCAATACACTCTCCCTAAAACAGCAGGGGGTGACAGGGCTGACTTCTGGAGGTTTCGTGGTCTTCGCAGCTCCAAGAGGAACCTGAGAAAGAGCAGGGAGGACTTGTCCTCTCAGCCAGTCCAAACAAAGTTCCCAGCGTATGAAAGAGTTGTACTCAGAGAGG CTGGTTTCCTGAGGCCTGTCGTCATATTTGGGCCCATCGCTGATGTTGCTCGAGAAAAACTCGCCCGAGAAGAGCCAGATTTGTTTGAGCTTGCAA AGAGTGAACCAAGAGACGCAGGAACGGACCAGCGTAGTTCAGGAATCATTCGCCTTCATACCATTAAGCAGATCATTGACCGA GACAAACATGCTGTGTTGGACATCACCCCAAACGCTGTCGACAGGCTGAACTATGCTCAGTGGTACCCGATTGTTGTATTCCTAAATCCTGATAATAAGCAGGGTGTGAAGAACATGAGGACCAGACTGTGTCCAGAGTCCAGGAAGAGCGCCAGGAAGCTCTATGAGAGAGCCATCAAACTGAGGAAGAATAATCACCACCTGTTCACCA CCACCATCAACTTGAACAATATGAATGACGGCTGGTATGGCGCTCTGAAAGAAACAATCCAGCAACAGCAGAACCAGCTGGTGTGGGTGTCAGAGGGCAAG GCGGACGGCACTACAGAGGACGATTTGGATATCCACGACGACCGTCTGTCCTACCTTTCAGCGCCAGGCAGTGAATACTCCATGTACAGCACGGACAGCCGCCACACTTCTGATTACGAGGACACGGACACGGAGGGTGGCGCGTACACGGACCAGGAGCTGGACGAGACTTTGAACGACGAGGTGGGTCTGCCCACGGAGCCCGCCATCACCCGCTCTTCCGAACCTGTGCGAGAAGACCCGCCTGTAATTCAGGACACCCCTGGTTACCCTGGATACCAGCACCCTGTACAGCCTGAACCAGCCAGTCGAATTGACCCCGCTGGGTTCAAGATGGCCGCTCCGCAACAG CAAGATGAGGCTTCTCTGCCCATGCCCTCGTTGCCTCCGACGGTGGTAACGCCCCCTGCTGTTGAGCAGCCTGTACAGCTAGAGGGTATGCACCTAGAGGAGCCGCCTGCTGCAGCCGCAGCTCCTCAGGCTGACTCACTTAGCAGCCCCAGCCCTGCCCCTGAGCTTATTcagcccccaccaccaccacacgaACCCCACCCGTCTGGACCGCCTGGTCCAGAACCAAAG ATGTACAAGAAAGATCTGTACAATATGGAGGACCCCGTGCGAATCAACCATGGCCTGAAGCAGTCTTTGAGCTACAGTCACCAGCCGCCGTACCAGGACAAACAGCCATACCGCGAATACGACCACCCGCCTTACGGATATGATGGAGGCGGCTACACAGAACCAAAGCCTCACAACACTGACTCTCACCTGCACTACGACAACCGTGTGCCTCATTATAACGAACAGTGGTCCCCCTATGACCAGCAGACCTCGTCCTCTCAGCCCGCAGGGTACCAGCCGGGCCACCAGCAACCCATGGGCTACAGCCCCAGGTCCCCCTACGACGACGGACCAGGGAGGGACTACAGCCCCCCTCAGCCGCGCTACGATGAGGCCCCACCAGTGGGCTATGATGGCAGACGTCACAGTAAACCTGGGCCCATTCGTTACGATgaacccccacctccacccccagTTAGCTATGACGCCCGCTCTCCTTATGAGGCAGAACCTCACGGCTTCCCCATCAATTCACCTCGATCGCCGGAGCCCCCAAAGCAGTATTACGGTGACTCTGGTCTGAGGCCCACCTACATTCCTGGACCTCCAAACCGGGGCTATAAGCCAGGGATGCACGACCCTATGATAAACTCTGAACCCACgatcccccctcctcctccaaaacCAGAGACCCTCTCGTCGCCAGGTGAACCAGCGATCAGTCCAGGCTCCAAACCTTTCCCTCCCCCGCCCCGGGAAGACCCGGATGAGGACCCGGCCATGAAACCACAGTCGGTGCTCAACAGAGTCAAGATGTTTGAGAATAAACGGTCTGTTTCTATGGACAGGGCTAAAGAAGGAGAGTCATCTGCACTGAGG CCTGCAGATGTTCCTAAACCTGTGAGTGCACCTGGCCCAGTCCTCAAAGCCAATTCCCTCAGCAACCTGGAGCAGGAGAAGTCCACCTATAG GGCTCCTGAGCCACAGAAGCCCCATACTAAACCTCTGGATGATGTAATGCGTTCCAACCACTATGACccagatgaggatgaggagtaCTACAGGAAGCAGCTGTCCTACTTTGATCGCCGTAGCTTTGATAGCAAGGCCATGGGCCAACCCAGTCCTGGTATCAACCGCTTCCATGATCTGCCCAAACCGGCTCAGCTGTCTTACCCATACAACAG AGTTGAGTCTGTAGAGAAGGTGAGTCCGGTGGAGAAACGGTACGAACCCCTGCCCCAAATCAGCCCATCGTCTCAGTATGGGCCGCCCGCACCTGCAGTACCACCCAACACACTGCCCAAGCTCAGCCCCAATGACG CTAACTCCATACCCGAGCCGTTGACCTCACCAAATCCTAAACCTGAGCTGGCAGCTCTCAGGCCACCCAGCAGGGACGAACCCACACCAGGAGGCTACCTGCCCCCGAGGGGCCTGCCCGACAAATCCCCAGTCAACGGCACTGATCCAGCACCCCCAAAGACGCTGCCGACTCCTGCTCCAACCAGCTACAACCGCTACGTCCCCAAGCCGTACACCAGCTCAGCCCGGCCCTTTGAGCGCAAGTTTGAGAGCCCCAAGTTCAACCACAACCTGCTGCCCaatgacacacaggtgaagacGGACCTCCTCATTAAGCCCAGTGTGGTGAGCAACAGCGGCGGGAAGCCTCAGCTGTCACCACAGCCTCTGGACCACGACAGTGGCCTGGACACCTTCACACGCACTATGGACAACAGGCCCAAATACCAGCACAATAACATCAACGCCATCCCCAAGGCCATCCCTGTAAG CCCCAGCACGCTGGACGATGACGACGAGGACGAAGGGCACACAGTGGTGGCCACCGCCCGAGGGATCTTTAACTGTAACGGAGGCGTCCTGAGCTCCATTGAGACAGGCGTCAGCATCATTATCCCCCAGGGTGCCATCCCTGAGAGCGTGGAGCAGGAGATATACTTCAAGGTGTGCCGGGACAACAGCATCCTGCCCCCCCTCGACAAGGAGAAAG GAGAAACGCTGCTAAGTCCGCTGGTGATGTGTGGCCCTCATGGACTCAAGTTCCTGAAGCCGGTGGAGCTGCGCTTACCTCACTGTGCGTCAATGACCCCTGATG GTGATCCTAAAACCTGGCAGAACAAATCTCTCCCTGGAGACCCAAACTACCTGGTGGGTGcaaactgtgtgtctgtgctcattGACCACTTCTGA
- the tjp1b gene encoding tight junction protein ZO-1 isoform X5 — translation MITCAFLWVGFLVAVDSTMVNYQKYITVMQLALGVTASNKEHCLPPRKRMWIHPSPTAGSGTAASSESTNQGKPSLRRIKGRIHRSKSLDSIDLLDSNSAAMEETVIWEQHTVTLHRAPGFGFGIAISGGRDNPHFQSGETSIVISDVLKGGPAEGLLQENDRVVMVNAVSMDNVEHAYAVQQLRKSGKIAKITIRRKRKVHVPMGRLGERETMSEHDEEEDSYDEEIYETRSGRSGAYSGVGGAMGRRSGRSSGRRDRERERSGSRERSLSPRSDRRSHNLPPRPAKVTLVKSRKNEAEYGLRLASHIFVKDISPESLAARDGNIQEGDVVLKINGTVTENLSLIDAKKLIERSKGKLKMVVQRDDRATLLNIPDLDDSIPSANASDRDDISDIHSLASDHSNRSHDRHRSSRSRSPDRRSEPSDHSRHSPPQISNGSWRIPHRSRDDERMSKQASTPAKLPEEVPLPKPKESAIAREEKQLPPLPEPKPVYAQPGQPDVDLPVSPSDAPVPSAAHDDSILRPSMKLVKFKKGESVGLRLAGGNDVGIFVAGVLEDSPAAKEGLEEGDQILRVNNVDFANIIREEAVLFLLDLPKGEEVTILAQKKKDVYRRIVESDVGDSFYIRTHFEYEKESPYGLSFNKGEVFRVVDTLYNGKLGSWLAIRIGKNHQEVERGIIPNKNRAEQLSSVQYTLPKTAGGDRADFWRFRGLRSSKRNLRKSREDLSSQPVQTKFPAYERVVLREAGFLRPVVIFGPIADVAREKLAREEPDLFELAKSEPRDAGTDQRSSGIIRLHTIKQIIDRDKHAVLDITPNAVDRLNYAQWYPIVVFLNPDNKQGVKNMRTRLCPESRKSARKLYERAIKLRKNNHHLFTTTINLNNMNDGWYGALKETIQQQQNQLVWVSEGKADGTTEDDLDIHDDRLSYLSAPGSEYSMYSTDSRHTSDYEDTDTEGGAYTDQELDETLNDEVGLPTEPAITRSSEPVREDPPVIQDTPGYPGYQHPVQPEPASRIDPAGFKMAAPQQQDEASLPMPSLPPTVVTPPAVEQPVQLEGMHLEEPPAAAAAPQADSLSSPSPAPELIQPPPPPHEPHPSGPPGPEPKMYKKDLYNMEDPVRINHGLKQSLSYSHQPPYQDKQPYREYDHPPYGYDGGGYTEPKPHNTDSHLHYDNRVPHYNEQWSPYDQQTSSSQPAGYQPGHQQPMGYSPRSPYDDGPGRDYSPPQPRYDEAPPVGYDGRRHSKPGPIRYDEPPPPPPVSYDARSPYEAEPHGFPINSPRSPEPPKQYYGDSGLRPTYIPGPPNRGYKPGMHDPMINSEPTIPPPPPKPETLSSPGEPAISPGSKPFPPPPREDPDEDPAMKPQSVLNRVKMFENKRSVSMDRAKEGESSALRPADVPKPVSAPGPVLKANSLSNLEQEKSTYRAPEPQKPHTKPLDDVMRSNHYDPDEDEEYYRKQLSYFDRRSFDSKAMGQPSPGINRFHDLPKPAQLSYPYNRVESVEKVSPVEKRYEPLPQISPSSQYGPPAPAVPPNTLPKLSPNDANSIPEPLTSPNPKPELAALRPPSRDEPTPGGYLPPRGLPDKSPVNGTDPAPPKTLPTPAPTSYNRYVPKPYTSSARPFERKFESPKFNHNLLPNDTQVKTDLLIKPSVVSNSGGKPQLSPQPLDHDSGLDTFTRTMDNRPKYQHNNINAIPKAIPVSPSTLDDDDEDEGHTVVATARGIFNCNGGVLSSIETGVSIIIPQGAIPESVEQEIYFKVCRDNSILPPLDKEKGETLLSPLVMCGPHGLKFLKPVELRLPHCASMTPDGDPKTWQNKSLPGDPNYLVGANCVSVLIDHF, via the exons AGCGCAGCGATGGAGGAGACTGTCATTTGGGAACAGCACACAGTAACACTACACAGG gCACCAGGGTTTGGCTTCGGGATAGCCATATCAGGAGGTCGGGATAACCCTCATTTTCAGAGCGGCGAGACCTCCATTGTCATCTCGGATGTGCTGAAAGGAGGCCCAGCCGAAGGCCTACTGCA GGAAAATGACAGAGTGGTTATGGTCAATGCCGTCTCCATGGACAATGTGGAGCACGCGTACGCCGTCCAGCAGCTTCGTAAAAGTGGAAAGATTGCCAAAATT ACAATCAGGCGGAAGAGGAAGGTGCATGTCCCCATGGGCCGCCTAGGGGAGAGGGAAACTATGTCAGAAcacgatgaggaggaggatagcTATGATGAAGAGATATACGAGACGCGGAGCGGACGCAGCGGTGCTTACAGCGGTGTGGGCGGGGCCATGGGCAGGCGCAGCGGCCGGAGTAGTGGGCGAAGGGACAGGGAGCGTGAACGCAGCGGCTCGAGGGAGAGGAGTCTCTCCCCACGCTCCGACCGCCGCTCACACAACCTGCCCCCACGTCCTGCCAAGGTCACACTTGTCAAATCGCGTAAAAATGAAG CAGAATATGGCCTGCGCCTGGCCAGCCACATCTTTGTCAAGGACATTTCCCCTGAGAGCCTGGCAGCCAGGGACGGCAACATCCAGGAAGGGGATGTTGTACTGAAG ATCAATGGCACAGTGACAGAGAACCTCTCCTTGATAGACGCCAAGAAGCTGATAGAAAGGTCAAAGGGCAAGCTAAAAATGGTTGTGCAGAGGGACGACAGGGCGACCCTGCTGAACATCCCTGACCTTGATGACAGCATTCCTTCAGCCAACGCCTCCGACCGAGACG ACATTTCAGATATTCATTCACTGGCATCCGATCATTCGAATCGATCGCATGACAGGCATCGTAGCAGCCGCTCCCGCTCTCCGGACAGGCGATCTGAACCCTCAGACCACTCCAGACACTCACCCCCGCAAATCAGCAATGGCAG CTGGAGAATACC tCACAGAAGTCGTGATGACGAACGGATGTCGAAGCAGGCTTCAACACCAGCGAAGCTACCAGAGGAGGTTCCTCTGCCCAAACCGAAGGAGTCGGCTATTGCTAGAGAGGAGAAACAGCTCCCACCGCTCCCAG agcCCAAGCCAGTGTATGCTCAGCCTGGACAGCCAGATGTAGACCTGCCAGTCAGTCCTTCTGATGCCCCTGTGCCAAGCGCTGCCCACGATGATAGCATCCTACG GCCAAGCATGAAGCTGGTGAAGTTCAAGAAGGGGGAGAGCGTGGGGCTGCGGCTGGCTGGGGGGAATGACGTAGGCATCTTCGTAGCAGGAGTGCTGGAGGATAGCCCAGCTGCTAAGGAGGGCCTGGAGGAGGGCGACCAAATTCTCAGG GTAAATAATGTAGATTTTGCAAACATAATCCGAGAGGAGGCGGTGCTGTTCCTCCTGGACCTTCCTAAGGGTGAAGAGGTCACCATTCTGGcccagaagaagaaagatg tgtACCGGCGGATCGTGGAGTCAGATGTCGGTGACTCCTTCTACATCCGGACGCACTTTGAGTACGAGAAGGAATCTCCGTATGGCTTAAGCTTTAACAAGGGGGAGGTGTTCCGTGTCGTGGACACCCTCTACAATGGCAAGCTTGGCTCCTGGCTGGCTATTCGCATCGGCAAAAACCACCAAGAGGTGGAGAGGGGTATCATCCCCAACAAAAACAG AGCGGAGCAGCTCTCCAGCGTGCAATACACTCTCCCTAAAACAGCAGGGGGTGACAGGGCTGACTTCTGGAGGTTTCGTGGTCTTCGCAGCTCCAAGAGGAACCTGAGAAAGAGCAGGGAGGACTTGTCCTCTCAGCCAGTCCAAACAAAGTTCCCAGCGTATGAAAGAGTTGTACTCAGAGAGG CTGGTTTCCTGAGGCCTGTCGTCATATTTGGGCCCATCGCTGATGTTGCTCGAGAAAAACTCGCCCGAGAAGAGCCAGATTTGTTTGAGCTTGCAA AGAGTGAACCAAGAGACGCAGGAACGGACCAGCGTAGTTCAGGAATCATTCGCCTTCATACCATTAAGCAGATCATTGACCGA GACAAACATGCTGTGTTGGACATCACCCCAAACGCTGTCGACAGGCTGAACTATGCTCAGTGGTACCCGATTGTTGTATTCCTAAATCCTGATAATAAGCAGGGTGTGAAGAACATGAGGACCAGACTGTGTCCAGAGTCCAGGAAGAGCGCCAGGAAGCTCTATGAGAGAGCCATCAAACTGAGGAAGAATAATCACCACCTGTTCACCA CCACCATCAACTTGAACAATATGAATGACGGCTGGTATGGCGCTCTGAAAGAAACAATCCAGCAACAGCAGAACCAGCTGGTGTGGGTGTCAGAGGGCAAG GCGGACGGCACTACAGAGGACGATTTGGATATCCACGACGACCGTCTGTCCTACCTTTCAGCGCCAGGCAGTGAATACTCCATGTACAGCACGGACAGCCGCCACACTTCTGATTACGAGGACACGGACACGGAGGGTGGCGCGTACACGGACCAGGAGCTGGACGAGACTTTGAACGACGAGGTGGGTCTGCCCACGGAGCCCGCCATCACCCGCTCTTCCGAACCTGTGCGAGAAGACCCGCCTGTAATTCAGGACACCCCTGGTTACCCTGGATACCAGCACCCTGTACAGCCTGAACCAGCCAGTCGAATTGACCCCGCTGGGTTCAAGATGGCCGCTCCGCAACAG CAAGATGAGGCTTCTCTGCCCATGCCCTCGTTGCCTCCGACGGTGGTAACGCCCCCTGCTGTTGAGCAGCCTGTACAGCTAGAGGGTATGCACCTAGAGGAGCCGCCTGCTGCAGCCGCAGCTCCTCAGGCTGACTCACTTAGCAGCCCCAGCCCTGCCCCTGAGCTTATTcagcccccaccaccaccacacgaACCCCACCCGTCTGGACCGCCTGGTCCAGAACCAAAG ATGTACAAGAAAGATCTGTACAATATGGAGGACCCCGTGCGAATCAACCATGGCCTGAAGCAGTCTTTGAGCTACAGTCACCAGCCGCCGTACCAGGACAAACAGCCATACCGCGAATACGACCACCCGCCTTACGGATATGATGGAGGCGGCTACACAGAACCAAAGCCTCACAACACTGACTCTCACCTGCACTACGACAACCGTGTGCCTCATTATAACGAACAGTGGTCCCCCTATGACCAGCAGACCTCGTCCTCTCAGCCCGCAGGGTACCAGCCGGGCCACCAGCAACCCATGGGCTACAGCCCCAGGTCCCCCTACGACGACGGACCAGGGAGGGACTACAGCCCCCCTCAGCCGCGCTACGATGAGGCCCCACCAGTGGGCTATGATGGCAGACGTCACAGTAAACCTGGGCCCATTCGTTACGATgaacccccacctccacccccagTTAGCTATGACGCCCGCTCTCCTTATGAGGCAGAACCTCACGGCTTCCCCATCAATTCACCTCGATCGCCGGAGCCCCCAAAGCAGTATTACGGTGACTCTGGTCTGAGGCCCACCTACATTCCTGGACCTCCAAACCGGGGCTATAAGCCAGGGATGCACGACCCTATGATAAACTCTGAACCCACgatcccccctcctcctccaaaacCAGAGACCCTCTCGTCGCCAGGTGAACCAGCGATCAGTCCAGGCTCCAAACCTTTCCCTCCCCCGCCCCGGGAAGACCCGGATGAGGACCCGGCCATGAAACCACAGTCGGTGCTCAACAGAGTCAAGATGTTTGAGAATAAACGGTCTGTTTCTATGGACAGGGCTAAAGAAGGAGAGTCATCTGCACTGAGG CCTGCAGATGTTCCTAAACCTGTGAGTGCACCTGGCCCAGTCCTCAAAGCCAATTCCCTCAGCAACCTGGAGCAGGAGAAGTCCACCTATAG GGCTCCTGAGCCACAGAAGCCCCATACTAAACCTCTGGATGATGTAATGCGTTCCAACCACTATGACccagatgaggatgaggagtaCTACAGGAAGCAGCTGTCCTACTTTGATCGCCGTAGCTTTGATAGCAAGGCCATGGGCCAACCCAGTCCTGGTATCAACCGCTTCCATGATCTGCCCAAACCGGCTCAGCTGTCTTACCCATACAACAG AGTTGAGTCTGTAGAGAAGGTGAGTCCGGTGGAGAAACGGTACGAACCCCTGCCCCAAATCAGCCCATCGTCTCAGTATGGGCCGCCCGCACCTGCAGTACCACCCAACACACTGCCCAAGCTCAGCCCCAATGACG CTAACTCCATACCCGAGCCGTTGACCTCACCAAATCCTAAACCTGAGCTGGCAGCTCTCAGGCCACCCAGCAGGGACGAACCCACACCAGGAGGCTACCTGCCCCCGAGGGGCCTGCCCGACAAATCCCCAGTCAACGGCACTGATCCAGCACCCCCAAAGACGCTGCCGACTCCTGCTCCAACCAGCTACAACCGCTACGTCCCCAAGCCGTACACCAGCTCAGCCCGGCCCTTTGAGCGCAAGTTTGAGAGCCCCAAGTTCAACCACAACCTGCTGCCCaatgacacacaggtgaagacGGACCTCCTCATTAAGCCCAGTGTGGTGAGCAACAGCGGCGGGAAGCCTCAGCTGTCACCACAGCCTCTGGACCACGACAGTGGCCTGGACACCTTCACACGCACTATGGACAACAGGCCCAAATACCAGCACAATAACATCAACGCCATCCCCAAGGCCATCCCTGTAAG CCCCAGCACGCTGGACGATGACGACGAGGACGAAGGGCACACAGTGGTGGCCACCGCCCGAGGGATCTTTAACTGTAACGGAGGCGTCCTGAGCTCCATTGAGACAGGCGTCAGCATCATTATCCCCCAGGGTGCCATCCCTGAGAGCGTGGAGCAGGAGATATACTTCAAGGTGTGCCGGGACAACAGCATCCTGCCCCCCCTCGACAAGGAGAAAG GAGAAACGCTGCTAAGTCCGCTGGTGATGTGTGGCCCTCATGGACTCAAGTTCCTGAAGCCGGTGGAGCTGCGCTTACCTCACTGTGCGTCAATGACCCCTGATG GTGATCCTAAAACCTGGCAGAACAAATCTCTCCCTGGAGACCCAAACTACCTGGTGGGTGcaaactgtgtgtctgtgctcattGACCACTTCTGA